Proteins encoded within one genomic window of Candidatus Delongbacteria bacterium:
- a CDS encoding S8 family serine peptidase yields the protein MRPVISGLIVLATSLILKAGELSPGLQTLLSRTPDLEELKVLVVLEDQAPISVLDRQMHEARTPMAVRHARVIRSLQDVAARSQPAVEQGLKDLQLAGKVLGYTPYWLVNAFVVRTTADMVPALAAMDGVSVVEPDLVVELIEPIASTASREGEREIGITEALRSMDVDRVWYELGIRGEGAIVGNLDTGVNVNHESLVSRWRGNDAPASECWLDVLGASTTPSDGNGHGSHVMGTITGLASGDSIGVAPEATWIACNAINQSVGAGFDNDVLDALQWFSDPDGNPDTDAEVPDVIQNSWGVAEFFSGYVDCDSRWWTAIDNCEAAGVVLTWSAGNEGSGAATLRSPADRALTPTSCFSVGSTIQTAPFTISDFSSRGPTNCTSDFPIKPEVVAPGSDIYSADGFNPTGYVLLSGTSMAGPHVAGVVGLMRSANPELDVESIKQILMDTATDLGTPGEDNVYGHGFVNAYAAVEAAMVNWVTVSGVVRDGQGMAPLAGARIRVDGAGIDAFTEPDGSYSVTLMAEPRTFTVSVWGYASQSALLELVEGEDLVRDWVLQAVPNAVLSGVVHDAGGNPLQAALVSVLDTPLDPIYSAFDGSFQFTLPAGETYVVRSQGSSGAVSVPLGPDAHGYRAFDLADGDWDEQIVQLSPQGSDVVLQGVNRVENFVHLPIDPVDGGPGTALVFGQSDDNRVHHLDLPFVFMYYGQAFSEISVSANGWVALGYSDSEDFSGFDIPDPDDGPLAMLAPFWEDLSPQVSASGSVSTWYDQAGGQFVIEYNHIRQLTPTSALETFAVHLLDPAVHPSLSGDGSIVFWYGTVSNSDNTAVGIESPDGEDGLQIWNGRFDGSNTPGGLLSPTCVPIVSGAVVLFTTGLGEPQHAPPLPVQDLSITTVGGMTHLQWTASGGASSYRIERSIDGGPWQVLGTTADTQWMEPRSLGNRRFRVVAQN from the coding sequence ATGCGCCCTGTCATCAGCGGATTGATCGTTCTGGCCACCAGCCTGATTCTGAAGGCGGGCGAGCTCTCTCCCGGTCTGCAGACTCTGTTGTCCCGAACTCCCGACCTGGAAGAACTGAAGGTTCTGGTGGTTCTGGAGGACCAGGCGCCGATTTCCGTCCTGGACCGCCAGATGCACGAGGCGCGCACTCCCATGGCCGTGCGCCACGCCCGGGTCATCCGCTCGCTCCAGGATGTGGCAGCGCGCTCCCAGCCCGCAGTCGAACAAGGTCTGAAGGATCTGCAGCTGGCGGGCAAGGTGCTTGGGTACACACCGTACTGGCTGGTGAACGCGTTCGTGGTGCGCACCACCGCGGACATGGTGCCGGCACTGGCTGCGATGGACGGAGTGTCCGTCGTTGAGCCCGACCTGGTGGTTGAACTGATCGAGCCGATTGCTTCTACCGCGTCGCGAGAAGGTGAGCGCGAGATCGGCATCACCGAAGCCCTGCGCTCCATGGACGTGGACCGGGTGTGGTACGAGCTGGGCATCCGCGGCGAAGGGGCCATCGTGGGCAATCTGGACACGGGCGTGAATGTCAACCATGAGTCGCTTGTATCGCGCTGGCGGGGCAACGATGCTCCCGCCAGTGAATGCTGGCTGGATGTGCTGGGCGCCAGCACGACGCCATCGGACGGAAACGGACACGGCAGCCATGTCATGGGCACGATCACAGGCCTGGCCAGTGGCGACAGCATCGGTGTGGCACCGGAGGCCACCTGGATCGCCTGCAACGCCATCAACCAGAGTGTTGGAGCCGGGTTCGACAACGATGTGCTGGATGCCCTGCAGTGGTTCTCCGATCCGGACGGAAATCCGGACACTGATGCCGAAGTGCCCGACGTGATCCAGAACTCATGGGGCGTGGCCGAATTCTTCTCGGGATACGTCGACTGCGACAGCCGCTGGTGGACTGCGATTGACAACTGCGAGGCCGCGGGTGTGGTGCTGACCTGGTCCGCGGGCAACGAAGGCTCCGGTGCCGCCACCCTGCGCAGTCCGGCTGACCGCGCGCTCACGCCCACCAGTTGTTTCAGTGTGGGCAGCACGATCCAGACGGCCCCCTTCACCATCAGTGACTTCTCGAGCCGTGGACCCACCAACTGCACCTCGGACTTTCCGATCAAGCCGGAAGTGGTGGCCCCCGGATCCGACATCTACTCGGCGGATGGCTTCAATCCCACGGGGTATGTCCTGCTCTCGGGCACCTCGATGGCCGGTCCCCACGTGGCCGGTGTGGTGGGTCTGATGCGCAGCGCCAATCCCGAGCTGGATGTGGAGAGCATCAAGCAGATCCTGATGGACACGGCCACCGATCTGGGCACGCCCGGTGAGGACAATGTCTACGGCCATGGTTTCGTGAACGCCTACGCTGCCGTGGAGGCCGCGATGGTCAACTGGGTCACCGTGTCCGGTGTGGTGCGCGACGGCCAGGGCATGGCCCCGCTTGCGGGCGCCAGGATCCGTGTGGACGGCGCCGGCATCGACGCATTCACCGAACCGGACGGGAGCTACAGCGTGACCCTGATGGCCGAGCCGCGAACCTTCACGGTCAGTGTCTGGGGCTATGCCAGCCAATCGGCCCTGCTGGAACTGGTGGAGGGCGAAGACCTGGTCCGGGACTGGGTCCTGCAGGCGGTGCCCAATGCGGTGCTGTCCGGCGTGGTGCACGATGCGGGTGGCAATCCCTTGCAGGCGGCTCTGGTGAGTGTCCTGGACACACCTCTGGATCCCATCTACTCGGCGTTCGACGGCAGTTTCCAGTTTACCCTGCCGGCGGGCGAGACCTATGTGGTGCGCAGCCAGGGCAGCAGTGGCGCAGTCAGTGTGCCACTGGGCCCCGATGCCCATGGGTACCGGGCCTTCGATCTGGCGGACGGCGACTGGGATGAACAGATTGTGCAGTTGAGTCCTCAGGGAAGCGACGTTGTGCTTCAGGGGGTGAACCGGGTGGAGAACTTCGTGCATCTCCCGATCGACCCCGTTGACGGAGGCCCCGGCACGGCTCTTGTCTTTGGTCAGTCCGATGACAACCGCGTGCACCACCTGGACCTGCCCTTCGTCTTCATGTATTACGGACAAGCATTCAGCGAGATCTCGGTCTCGGCCAACGGCTGGGTCGCCTTGGGTTACAGCGACAGCGAGGACTTCTCGGGTTTTGACATCCCCGATCCGGATGACGGTCCGCTTGCCATGCTGGCTCCTTTCTGGGAAGACCTCTCGCCCCAGGTCAGTGCCAGCGGAAGCGTGTCCACCTGGTACGATCAGGCCGGTGGGCAGTTCGTGATCGAGTACAACCACATCCGTCAGCTGACCCCCACGTCCGCGCTGGAAACCTTTGCCGTACACCTGCTGGACCCCGCCGTGCACCCCAGCCTGAGCGGGGATGGCTCGATCGTCTTCTGGTACGGAACCGTGAGCAACTCGGACAACACCGCGGTGGGCATCGAAAGCCCCGATGGCGAGGACGGGCTGCAGATCTGGAATGGCCGCTTTGATGGCAGCAACACACCCGGAGGGCTGTTGTCGCCCACCTGCGTACCCATCGTCAGTGGTGCGGTCGTGCTGTTCACCACCGGACTGGGTGAGCCGCAGCATGCACCGCCCCTGCCCGTGCAGGACCTGAGCATCACGACCGTGGGTGGCATGACGCACCTGCAGTGGACTGCCAGCGGCGGGGCGAGTTCCTACCGCATCGAACGCTCCATCGATGGCGGGCCCTGGCAGGTGCTTGGCACAACCGCGGACACCCAGTGGATGGAGCCGCGCTCATTGGGCAACCGCCGCTTCCGCGTGGTCGCCCAGAACTGA